One region of Armigeres subalbatus isolate Guangzhou_Male chromosome 3, GZ_Asu_2, whole genome shotgun sequence genomic DNA includes:
- the LOC134221784 gene encoding ctenidin-3-like, with protein MKYLAVGLLCAVCLSAVQAVPVLSQQRQPIVETLNPVVRTSEPEVVRAKRLIGLGGIGVGVGLIGGGIGYGGGYGGGYGGGFGYGGGYGGGYGGPIGPYGPPAPPPPPPPFGGPYGGYGYGPYGGGYAPYGGGYAGGYEYGYGYGSGYGFYG; from the coding sequence ATGAAGTATTTGGCGGTAGGATTGTTGTGCGCGGTTTGCTTGAGTGCCGTTCAAGCGGTTCCGGTTTTATCACAGCAGAGGCAGCCCATCGTTGAAACTTTGAATCCGGTGGTACGGACCTCGGAACCGGAAGTGGTCCGTGCTAAGCGTCTTATCGGACTTGGCGGAATCGGAGTTGGTGTCGGTTTGATTGGAGGAGGAATTGGATATGGTGGCGGCTATGGAGGCGGCTATGGAGGAGGATTTGGATACGGTGGCGGCTATGGAGGAGGTTACGGTGGGCCGATAGGACCATATGGCCCACCGGccccaccaccaccaccgccaCCATTTGGTGGACCTTACGGAGGATACGGATACGGACCGTACGGAGGAGGATATGCGCCTTATGGTGGTGGATATGCAGGAGGATACGAGTATGGATATGGATACGGTTCGGGATATGGATTTTACGGTTGA